In Balaenoptera musculus isolate JJ_BM4_2016_0621 chromosome 19, mBalMus1.pri.v3, whole genome shotgun sequence, one genomic interval encodes:
- the ZNF8 gene encoding zinc finger protein 8 isoform X2, which translates to MDPEEEAEALEMATGPPAERLQEPVTFRDVAVDFTQEEWGQLGPAQRTLYRDVMLETFGHLLSVGPELPKPEVISQLERGAELWVAERGTAQGCCPGWEPGPEGRAPPQEQGLPEEKGREGFLGEAPCPATPGEDWEREGRVQGPEKDQGNLRQLEFSLKEALVQDGSHESLRLGENCALRPNPNPLAETSRTECLCAPDSGLTSSQQNPSPAGERMGSSGGQPRDNSDRSNSSGQAVLEPEPEPARSQVPDKPYKCADCGKSFNHNAHLTVHRRIHTGERPYACKECGKAFSQNSSLVQHERIHTGHKPYKCADCGKSFCHSTHLTVHRRIHTGEKPYACQDCGRAFNQNSSLGRHRRTHTGEKPFTCSVCGKAFSRTTCLFLHLRTHTAERPYECSRCGKGFRHSSSLAQHQRKHAGEGPYDCRQRLAFEPTAAWPEPLTPGEGAPRSDRPFRCGQCGKCFTQSSHLIRHQITHTREEPRGRGRRRPQPCGRSPHLGRHQLGPTGESPGAGTKAGQPAGRALALFDIHEIMQEKNPVHVIGVEEPSVGTSVLFDIREST; encoded by the exons ATGGACCCCGAGGAGGAAGCGGAGGCACTGGAGATGGCTACGGGGCCGCCGGCGGAACGGCTCCAG GAGCCGGTGACTTTCCGGGACGTAGCTGTGGACTTCACCCAGGAGGAGTGGGGGCAACTGGGCCCTGCCCAGAGGACCCTGTACCGTGACGTGATGCTGGAGACCTTCGGGCACCTGCTCTCTGTGG GGCCTGAGCTTCCCAAACCCGAAGTCATCTCCCAGCTGGAGCGAGGGGCTGAGCTATGGGTGGCAGAGAGAGGAACTGCTCAGGGCTGCTGTCCAG GCTGGGAGCCTGGACCTGAGGGCCGAGCACCGCCCCAGGAGCAGGGCCTTCCTGAGGAGAAGGGgcgggaaggcttcctgggggaggctCCATGTCCCGCTACACCGGGGGAAGACTGGGAACGTGAGGGCCGGGTACAGGGGCCCGAGAAGGACCAGGGTAATTTGAGGCAATTGGAATTCAGCCTCAAGGAAGCACTGGTTCAAGATGGAAGCCACGAAAGTCTCAGACTTGGGGAAAACTGTGCCCTGCGTCCAAACCCAAATCCCCTCGCAGAGACTTCCAGGACAGAGTGTTTGTGTGCTCCCGACTCAGGGCTTACAAGCTCGCAGCAGAACCCGAGTCCAGCCGGTGAGCGGATGGGCTCCTCGGGAGGACAGCCCCGTGACAACAGTGACCGCAGCAACTCTTCTGGTCAGGCGGTTCTGGAACCAGAACCCGAGCCTGCGCGCAGCCAGGTGCCGGACAAACCCTACAAGTGCGCGGACTGCGGCAAGTCCTTCAACCACAACGCGCACCTCACGGTGCACCGGAGGATCCACACGGGTGAGCGGCCGTACGCGTGCAAGGAGTGCGGCAAGGCCTTCAGCCAGAACTCCTCGCTGGTGCAGCACGAGCGCATCCACACGGGCCACAAGCCCTACAAGTGCGCGGACTGCGGCAAGTCGTTCTGCCACAGCACGCACCTCACGGTGCACCGGAGGATCCACACCGGGGAGAAGCCCTACGCGTGCCAGGACTGCGGGCGGGCCTTCAACCAGAACTCGTCCCTGGGCCGCCACCGGCGCACGCACACCGGGGAGAAGCCGTTCACCTGCAGCGTGTGCGGCAAGGCCTTCTCGCGTACCACGTGCCTGTTCCTGCATCTGAGGACGCACACGGCCGAGAGACCCTACGAGTGCAGCCGCTGCGGCAAGGGCTTCCGGCACAGCTCGTCCCTGGCGCAGCACCAGCGCAAGCACGCCGGCGAGGGCCCCTACGACTGCCGCCAGAGGCTGGCCTTCGAGCCCACGGCGGCGTGGCCGGAGCCCCTgacccctggggagggggctccccGCAGCGACAGGCCCTTCAGGTGCGGCCAGTGCGGCAAGTGTTTCACGCAGAGCTCGCACCTCATCCGACACCAGATAACGCACACCAGGGAGGAGCCCCGAGGCCGGGGCCGGCGGCGCCCGCAGCCCTGCGGCCGGAGCCCGCACCTCGGGCGGCACCAGCTCGGGCCCACGGGCGAGAGCCCCGGGGCCGGGACGAAGGCAGGGCAGCCCGCAGGCAGGGCACTGGCCCTGTTTGACATCCACGAAATCATGCAAGAGAAAAACCCAGTGCACGTTATTGGGGTGGAAGAGCCTTCTGTGGGCACGTCCGTGTTGTTTGACATCAGAGAATCCACCTAG
- the ZNF8 gene encoding zinc finger protein 8 isoform X1 translates to MGNSNWSRDASTCGDNRHPPRAPLPEPPGPRPGSASGEPVTFRDVAVDFTQEEWGQLGPAQRTLYRDVMLETFGHLLSVGPELPKPEVISQLERGAELWVAERGTAQGCCPGWEPGPEGRAPPQEQGLPEEKGREGFLGEAPCPATPGEDWEREGRVQGPEKDQGNLRQLEFSLKEALVQDGSHESLRLGENCALRPNPNPLAETSRTECLCAPDSGLTSSQQNPSPAGERMGSSGGQPRDNSDRSNSSGQAVLEPEPEPARSQVPDKPYKCADCGKSFNHNAHLTVHRRIHTGERPYACKECGKAFSQNSSLVQHERIHTGHKPYKCADCGKSFCHSTHLTVHRRIHTGEKPYACQDCGRAFNQNSSLGRHRRTHTGEKPFTCSVCGKAFSRTTCLFLHLRTHTAERPYECSRCGKGFRHSSSLAQHQRKHAGEGPYDCRQRLAFEPTAAWPEPLTPGEGAPRSDRPFRCGQCGKCFTQSSHLIRHQITHTREEPRGRGRRRPQPCGRSPHLGRHQLGPTGESPGAGTKAGQPAGRALALFDIHEIMQEKNPVHVIGVEEPSVGTSVLFDIREST, encoded by the exons ATGGGTAATAGTAACTGGAGTAGAGATGCTTCAACATGCGGAGACAACCGACACCCACCCAGAGCCCCGCTGCCCGAACCCCCTGGCCCGCGGCCGGGTTCAGCCTCTGGG GAGCCGGTGACTTTCCGGGACGTAGCTGTGGACTTCACCCAGGAGGAGTGGGGGCAACTGGGCCCTGCCCAGAGGACCCTGTACCGTGACGTGATGCTGGAGACCTTCGGGCACCTGCTCTCTGTGG GGCCTGAGCTTCCCAAACCCGAAGTCATCTCCCAGCTGGAGCGAGGGGCTGAGCTATGGGTGGCAGAGAGAGGAACTGCTCAGGGCTGCTGTCCAG GCTGGGAGCCTGGACCTGAGGGCCGAGCACCGCCCCAGGAGCAGGGCCTTCCTGAGGAGAAGGGgcgggaaggcttcctgggggaggctCCATGTCCCGCTACACCGGGGGAAGACTGGGAACGTGAGGGCCGGGTACAGGGGCCCGAGAAGGACCAGGGTAATTTGAGGCAATTGGAATTCAGCCTCAAGGAAGCACTGGTTCAAGATGGAAGCCACGAAAGTCTCAGACTTGGGGAAAACTGTGCCCTGCGTCCAAACCCAAATCCCCTCGCAGAGACTTCCAGGACAGAGTGTTTGTGTGCTCCCGACTCAGGGCTTACAAGCTCGCAGCAGAACCCGAGTCCAGCCGGTGAGCGGATGGGCTCCTCGGGAGGACAGCCCCGTGACAACAGTGACCGCAGCAACTCTTCTGGTCAGGCGGTTCTGGAACCAGAACCCGAGCCTGCGCGCAGCCAGGTGCCGGACAAACCCTACAAGTGCGCGGACTGCGGCAAGTCCTTCAACCACAACGCGCACCTCACGGTGCACCGGAGGATCCACACGGGTGAGCGGCCGTACGCGTGCAAGGAGTGCGGCAAGGCCTTCAGCCAGAACTCCTCGCTGGTGCAGCACGAGCGCATCCACACGGGCCACAAGCCCTACAAGTGCGCGGACTGCGGCAAGTCGTTCTGCCACAGCACGCACCTCACGGTGCACCGGAGGATCCACACCGGGGAGAAGCCCTACGCGTGCCAGGACTGCGGGCGGGCCTTCAACCAGAACTCGTCCCTGGGCCGCCACCGGCGCACGCACACCGGGGAGAAGCCGTTCACCTGCAGCGTGTGCGGCAAGGCCTTCTCGCGTACCACGTGCCTGTTCCTGCATCTGAGGACGCACACGGCCGAGAGACCCTACGAGTGCAGCCGCTGCGGCAAGGGCTTCCGGCACAGCTCGTCCCTGGCGCAGCACCAGCGCAAGCACGCCGGCGAGGGCCCCTACGACTGCCGCCAGAGGCTGGCCTTCGAGCCCACGGCGGCGTGGCCGGAGCCCCTgacccctggggagggggctccccGCAGCGACAGGCCCTTCAGGTGCGGCCAGTGCGGCAAGTGTTTCACGCAGAGCTCGCACCTCATCCGACACCAGATAACGCACACCAGGGAGGAGCCCCGAGGCCGGGGCCGGCGGCGCCCGCAGCCCTGCGGCCGGAGCCCGCACCTCGGGCGGCACCAGCTCGGGCCCACGGGCGAGAGCCCCGGGGCCGGGACGAAGGCAGGGCAGCCCGCAGGCAGGGCACTGGCCCTGTTTGACATCCACGAAATCATGCAAGAGAAAAACCCAGTGCACGTTATTGGGGTGGAAGAGCCTTCTGTGGGCACGTCCGTGTTGTTTGACATCAGAGAATCCACCTAG
- the ZNF544 gene encoding LOW QUALITY PROTEIN: zinc finger protein 544 (The sequence of the model RefSeq protein was modified relative to this genomic sequence to represent the inferred CDS: inserted 2 bases in 1 codon) — protein MDTFSSTALPSEDLCPLQDSFSRYEEETEAYSQQILSQPPVSFKDVAVTFTWEEWGQLDLAQRMLYREVTLETCSHLVSLGLLLSKPDVIARLEQGEDPWRVEQGPPRDWKTTLEKKESASEEGIAVEEPSHHMEMKHCVQEEGPWLVSLGEVQHWRDQLGKHQEDSLSQTVLTSERLFAQGGSYLSLSLLPPTLPTRTHFHKLNSQVKRLKQNSVFINHQKNWADLKSCEDHQSARAFCQSIYLNKIANVETGNKKPYDYTVSSDSFNCGTSLRFLNRIFSAENGNDSKDGNSINHSMSLNEHKPMNFGESQYECDECLVQTKISDPGEAPFRCEEDCGAFHVASSFPDCDIIQTGKKSYACNQCAKSFSCCSKLVVHKRTHTGEKPYECTRCGKSFSQSYDLVVHQRTHTGEKPYECNQCGKSFTQSSKLIRHQRTHTGEKPYKCHECGKSFRWNSNLTVHQRIHTGEKPYECAHCGKSFSQSSDFVAHKRTHTGEKPYECNQCGKSFIRSTQLIRHLRIHTGEKPYKCNQCDKAFTGSSHLIEHQRTHTGEKPFECNQCGKGFTGSSHLLSHQRIHSGEKPYECNDCGKAFRQRSQLVVHQRTHTGEKPYECSHCGKAFSQRSPLIVHQRIHIGEKPYQCNMCAKAFSQRSRLIEHQRTHTGEKPYECIDCGKAFNDRSTLTKHERTHTGEKPYECNHCEKAFSQRCQLTRHQRIHTGEKPYECNECGKAFSYSSSLIQHEKTHXGEKPYE, from the exons ATGGACACGTTTTCTTCCACTG CCCTGCCTTCTGAGGACCTCTGCCCTCTTCAGGACAGCTTCTCCAGGTATGAGGAGGAAACGGAGGCATATTCTCAGCAGATCCTGTCTCAG CCACCTGTGAGCTTCAAGGACGTGGCTGTGACCTTCACATGGGAGGAGTGGGGACAGCTGGACCTGGCCCAGAGGATGCTGTACCGTGAGGTGACTCTGGAGACCTGCAGTCACCTGGTCTCCCTGG GGCTTCTGCTTTCAAAACCGGATGTGATCGCCCGACTGGAGCAAGGGGAGGACCCATGGAGGGTGGAACAGGGACCTCCCCGAG aCTGGAAGActacacttgaaaagaaagagTCAGCTTCTGAAGAGGGTATTGCTGTGGAAGAGCCATCTCACCACATGGAAATGAAACACTGTGTACAGGAGGAGGGCCCCTGGTTGGTGTCATTAGGAGAAGTGCAGCATTGGAGGGACCAGCTAGGGAAGCACCAGGAGGACTCTCTGAGTCAAACAGTACTTACCTCAGAGAGACTTTTTGCTCAAGGGGGTAGTTATCTGAGTCTAAGCCTTCTACCTCCAACATTACCCACAAGAACACATTTCCATAAGCTCAACTCACAGGTTAAAAGGTTGAAACAGAACTCGGTTttcattaatcatcagaaaaactGGGCTGATCTGAAGTCCTGTGAAGATCATCAAAGTGCTAGAGCCTTCTGTCAGAGCATTTACTTGAATAAAATTGCAAATGTTGAAACGGGAAATAAAAAACCTTATGATTATACTGTCAGTAGTGACTCTTTCAACTGTGGTACCTCCCTTCGTTTTCTTAACAGAATTTTTTCAGCAGAGAATGGCAATGACAGTAAGGATGGAAACAGCATTAATCATAGCATGTCTCTGAATGAACACAAGCCAATGAATTTTGGAGAAAGTCAGTACGAGTGCGATGAATGCCTTGTACAAACCAAAATAAGTGATCCTGGAGAGGCACCATTCAGATGTGAGGAGGACTGTGGTGCCTTCCACGTGGCCTCATCTTTTCCTGACTGTGACATCATTCAGACTGGGAAGAAGTCATATGCATGTAATCAGTGTGCAAAATCTTTCAGCTGTTGCTCTAAGCTTGTTGTACACAAGAGAACACACAcgggagaaaagccatatgaatGTACTCGGTGTGGGAAGTCTTTCAGCCAGAGCTATGACCTGGTTGTACACCAGAGAACtcacactggagaaaagccctatGAATGCAACCAGTGTGGGAAATCCTTCACCCAGAGTTCCAAACTTATTAGGCATCAACGaactcacactggagaaaaaccatataaatgTCATGAATGTGGAAAATCTTTCAGGTGGAACTCTAACCTTACTGTTCATcaaagaattcatactggagagaaaccttatgagTGTGCGCATTGTGGAAAGTCCTTCAGTCAAAGCTCTGACTTTGTTGCACATAAAAggactcacactggagagaaaccctatgaatgtaaccAGTGTGGAAAATCTTTCATTCGAAGCACTCAGCTTATTAGGCATCTGcgaattcacactggagagaagccatATAAATGCAATCAGTGTGACAAAGCCTTCACTGGGAGCTCTCACCTTATTGAACATCAGAgaactcatactggagagaaaccgtTTGAATGTAATCAGTGTGGGAAAGGCTTCACTGGGAGCTCTCACCTTCTTTCACATCAGAGAATTCATTCTGGAGAGAAACCGTATGAGTGTAATGACTGTGGGAAAGCTTTTCGGCAGCGATCTCAGCTTGTTGTGCATCAGCGAAcacatactggagagaaaccttatgaatgcaGTCAttgtggaaaagctttcagccAGAGGTCTCCCCTCATTGTGCATCAGAGAATACACATTGGAGAGAAGCCCTATCAGTGTAACATGTGTGCTAAAGCCTTCAGTCAGAGGTCACGCCTTATTGAACATCAGAGAACACATACTGGAGAAAAGCCCTATGAATGCATTgactgtgggaaagccttcaatGATCGATCAACGCTTACAAAACATGAGAGAACACACACTGGggaaaaaccctatgaatgtaatcATTGTGAAAAGGCCTTCAGCCAGCGGTGTCAACTTACTAGGCATCAGAGAatccatactggagagaaaccctatgaatgtaatgagtgtggaaaagctttcagttataGTTCATCCCTTATTCAACATGAGAAAACCCA gggagagaaaccctatgaataa